A stretch of the Halomarina ordinaria genome encodes the following:
- a CDS encoding recombinase family protein, protein MTGDSEHILAPQRIASDELGEASAAVYARTSSANQRFGHSIDEQVRACCDRCRLLGWEVTHVFRDEAVSGTEIDRPMFQQMLHAAEAGHFDVLVFWKLDRFSRSIMHAVKLERSFRTWGVALHSATEHLDTTTATGQFNFRNIANAAEFERELIKQRTAMGMKALALEHKWPNSRPPFGYAKRADGRLEIDLEEARWVRWIFETYLEYKSMADVAHMLNDQDVPTGTSTAWTTNTVRTILTNELYVGQYSVADVEDDVPEYRLLDDELFTKAQRVRTRFRRTSGERPKMRQHRKETLVEGILQQYEEYLETGRSAAD, encoded by the coding sequence GTGACGGGCGATTCTGAGCACATACTGGCGCCACAGCGGATCGCATCCGATGAGTTGGGTGAAGCATCGGCGGCGGTCTACGCCCGCACCTCCTCAGCAAATCAACGCTTCGGGCACTCGATCGACGAACAGGTCAGAGCGTGTTGTGACCGATGCCGTCTCCTCGGGTGGGAGGTGACCCACGTCTTCCGTGACGAAGCGGTGAGTGGAACGGAGATCGACCGGCCGATGTTCCAGCAGATGTTGCATGCGGCCGAGGCGGGCCACTTCGACGTCCTCGTCTTTTGGAAGCTCGATCGCTTCTCGCGGAGCATCATGCACGCCGTCAAACTCGAACGGTCATTTCGAACGTGGGGTGTCGCCCTTCACAGCGCCACCGAGCATCTCGATACGACGACTGCCACAGGCCAATTCAACTTCCGCAACATCGCGAATGCCGCCGAGTTCGAACGCGAACTCATCAAACAGCGGACCGCGATGGGGATGAAGGCACTCGCCCTCGAGCACAAGTGGCCCAACTCACGTCCCCCATTTGGGTATGCGAAGCGAGCGGATGGCCGCCTCGAAATCGATCTCGAAGAGGCCCGATGGGTCCGGTGGATCTTCGAGACGTATCTCGAGTATAAGTCGATGGCCGATGTCGCTCACATGCTGAACGACCAGGATGTGCCAACGGGAACTAGCACGGCGTGGACCACGAATACGGTTCGAACAATCCTCACGAACGAGTTGTACGTCGGGCAGTACTCCGTCGCGGACGTCGAGGACGATGTCCCCGAGTATCGCCTGCTCGATGACGAACTATTCACCAAAGCTCAGCGCGTCCGGACACGCTTTAGGCGCACGAGCGGAGAGCGGCCGAAGATGCGCCAGCACCGCAAAGAAACGCTTGTGGAGGGAATACTCCAGCAATACGAGGAATATCTCGAGACCGGACGATCTGCGGCCGACTAG
- a CDS encoding CRISPR-associated protein Cas4 — translation MPRGDDASTAISDVVPRITGDGFREWYQQKRFRENINQGTPYFNGVRPLPPPEKHSPSRLLQCHRRHYYNLHNTPIETAPPTGIFWIGSRFEEEVVLPFLRDAVGPAWYVRNSMWIDLTISVDGEDLRIRGETDPVVVDADSTPHLLTEVKTTTSVSTLTEPKPHHRAQAHAYLYGLSEQYDCTINDALIIYAERSSFELQVFEIEFDPEFWHDRVLEWARTDTGYRSREELPPATPEFDWECRYCSYKRRCGKEKAGHEDAPPSGLLPLTDIYPRERLDEYLQAYPEARLTPTLANRYPDLATENGVYPWTCPVCGHEVPFDTVEWDGDTEATPVCPSCAENRIFSALAGPTPEYQHQLLMEEPTDERARP, via the coding sequence ATGCCACGCGGTGACGACGCATCGACTGCAATCAGCGACGTCGTCCCGCGTATCACTGGAGACGGCTTTCGGGAGTGGTACCAACAAAAGCGGTTTCGCGAGAACATCAATCAGGGTACGCCGTACTTCAACGGAGTTCGTCCTCTCCCACCTCCCGAGAAGCACAGTCCGAGTCGCCTCTTGCAGTGCCACCGGAGGCACTACTACAATCTCCATAACACTCCCATCGAGACGGCACCTCCGACGGGCATCTTCTGGATCGGCTCACGGTTCGAGGAGGAGGTCGTCCTCCCGTTCCTTCGGGATGCCGTCGGACCGGCCTGGTACGTCCGAAACTCGATGTGGATCGACTTGACCATCAGTGTGGATGGCGAGGACCTCCGGATTCGAGGCGAGACCGACCCCGTCGTCGTCGACGCCGACAGCACGCCTCATCTATTGACCGAGGTGAAAACGACAACCTCTGTCTCGACGCTGACCGAGCCAAAACCCCACCATCGAGCCCAAGCACACGCATATTTGTATGGCCTCTCGGAGCAGTACGACTGCACCATCAATGACGCGTTGATCATCTACGCAGAGCGCTCCAGTTTCGAGTTGCAGGTATTCGAAATCGAGTTCGACCCGGAGTTCTGGCACGACCGAGTACTCGAGTGGGCACGCACCGATACCGGCTATCGCTCACGTGAGGAACTCCCTCCCGCTACGCCAGAGTTCGACTGGGAGTGTCGGTACTGTTCGTATAAGCGCCGCTGTGGGAAAGAGAAGGCAGGCCACGAAGATGCACCACCTTCTGGATTACTTCCGTTGACGGACATCTACCCTCGGGAGCGTCTCGACGAGTATCTGCAGGCGTATCCAGAGGCACGTCTCACGCCGACGCTCGCAAATCGCTATCCCGACCTCGCTACTGAGAATGGCGTGTACCCCTGGACCTGTCCCGTCTGTGGTCACGAAGTCCCGTTCGATACAGTGGAGTGGGACGGGGACACCGAGGCAACACCCGTGTGTCCGTCCTGCGCCGAGAATCGGATTTTCTCGGCGCTCGCTGGACCGACACCCGAGTACCAGCACCAGCTACTCATGGAGGAACCAACCGATGAGCGAGCACGCCCCTGA
- a CDS encoding DUF7344 domain-containing protein has translation MTGEWAEEEFISDLHHALRTTRRRLVIEFLSTSPKSTVSLRVLAQEVAAHEQGVEPEFVSGEPYRNVYTALSQTHLPTLREIRIVEYDAARQTVSVGDTLPLAALLVALNRSTVRTLRLC, from the coding sequence ATGACGGGGGAGTGGGCCGAAGAGGAATTCATCTCCGACCTCCACCATGCGCTTCGGACGACGCGGCGCCGCCTCGTCATCGAATTCCTCTCGACGAGTCCGAAGTCGACCGTCTCCCTACGCGTCCTTGCACAAGAGGTCGCCGCTCATGAGCAGGGCGTCGAGCCAGAGTTCGTGAGTGGAGAGCCCTACCGGAACGTGTACACTGCCCTCTCCCAGACGCATCTCCCGACACTCAGAGAAATTAGAATCGTCGAGTACGACGCTGCGCGTCAAACCGTCTCAGTCGGAGATACCCTCCCACTCGCCGCTCTTCTGGTGGCACTCAATCGCTCGACCGTCCGGACGCTCCGGCTTTGTTGA
- a CDS encoding transcription initiation factor IIB family protein produces MSEHAPEDTSGCIGETITERWCPECAATDIDRTVPAVEAVCTVCGIVITDLAATTVEPTPEPPDEDTAERAEWTDVYTVSDSTEQRLADAFTCLEALADHLKASVDLKLRAAQVYCDAALADLVDGRSTETVVASTLLIAGHDLGDAYPSRWVARELGLRERTLQRTTRDLTRTLDLQGASPPAGYLSFLRRELHLDATTEQQARGLLEQVVAETAIAGKHPASVAGAALYLSADGAVTQREVADAAGVTQETIRVRLREFREVLKT; encoded by the coding sequence ATGAGCGAGCACGCCCCTGAGGACACATCCGGTTGTATTGGTGAGACTATCACCGAGCGCTGGTGTCCGGAATGTGCAGCGACCGACATCGACCGGACAGTCCCCGCAGTTGAGGCGGTCTGTACAGTCTGTGGAATCGTCATCACCGACCTCGCTGCAACGACCGTCGAACCGACACCTGAACCACCAGATGAGGACACAGCTGAACGCGCCGAGTGGACGGACGTCTATACGGTCTCGGATAGTACCGAACAGCGCCTCGCGGATGCGTTCACCTGTCTGGAGGCACTTGCAGACCACCTCAAGGCGAGTGTCGACCTCAAGCTGCGTGCTGCGCAGGTGTACTGTGATGCTGCCCTCGCCGACCTCGTTGACGGCCGATCCACAGAAACCGTCGTCGCGAGCACGCTCCTCATTGCAGGGCACGACCTCGGCGATGCATATCCATCGAGGTGGGTTGCTCGGGAACTCGGCCTGCGCGAGCGGACCCTCCAGCGAACCACCCGTGACCTCACTCGCACGCTGGACCTACAGGGTGCGTCTCCCCCGGCGGGGTATCTCTCGTTTCTCCGCCGCGAACTCCACCTCGACGCTACTACTGAACAGCAGGCACGAGGACTGCTGGAGCAGGTCGTAGCGGAGACCGCGATTGCGGGAAAGCATCCGGCGAGCGTTGCAGGCGCAGCACTCTATCTCAGTGCCGACGGTGCCGTCACACAGCGTGAGGTCGCTGACGCGGCCGGGGTCACCCAGGAGACGATCCGCGTTCGACTCCGTGAATTCCGGGAGGTACTCAAGACGTGA